A single genomic interval of Syntrophobotulus glycolicus DSM 8271 harbors:
- a CDS encoding amidohydrolase, with translation MKANSILLTNGKIVPMTGETEFTGSILIENGKIKKIIRHTLWKESEKESETKAVLGRNGENVRVIDAGGNYILPGFIDAHCHVGIGEEIYQSEGDDVNEMTDPVTPELRAIDGVNPEDLGFHDARMGGVTAVFTCPGSANVIGGTGVVLKTAGRIIEEMILREPAGLKVAFGENPKVVYGEQKKMPMTRMGTAALLRQTLVDAQTYKGKMTEGKKDPDKLPERDLGMEVIGLVLDKKIPLRAHAHRADDIMTAVRIAREFNVDLVLEHCTEGHKIADILAETGYPAIVGPSFVNRAKVELKDKTFRTPGILAQAGIKVAIMTDHSVTPIEQLPLCAALAVKNGMKEEDALKALTIWPAEILGVDGRIGSLAEGKDADLVVWNGRPLDLNSDPVIVVINGQLIKSGQDEIKKQDVE, from the coding sequence ATGAAAGCAAACAGTATCCTTCTGACAAACGGCAAAATCGTTCCAATGACCGGAGAAACTGAATTTACCGGAAGCATCTTGATTGAAAACGGTAAAATCAAAAAAATCATCAGGCATACGCTTTGGAAAGAATCTGAAAAGGAATCGGAAACCAAGGCAGTGCTGGGCCGGAACGGGGAGAACGTCCGTGTTATTGACGCCGGGGGAAATTATATTCTTCCCGGTTTTATCGATGCCCATTGTCATGTCGGAATAGGGGAAGAGATTTATCAGTCTGAAGGGGATGACGTGAATGAAATGACCGATCCTGTGACACCTGAGCTCAGGGCCATAGACGGTGTTAATCCCGAGGACCTTGGTTTTCATGATGCCCGGATGGGAGGAGTCACCGCGGTGTTCACCTGCCCCGGAAGTGCCAATGTTATTGGCGGGACGGGGGTGGTGCTGAAAACAGCAGGACGGATTATTGAGGAAATGATTTTAAGGGAGCCGGCGGGCTTGAAGGTGGCTTTCGGAGAGAACCCCAAAGTTGTTTACGGCGAACAGAAAAAGATGCCGATGACCAGGATGGGCACAGCGGCGCTTCTTCGTCAGACTCTTGTTGACGCCCAGACGTATAAGGGAAAAATGACAGAGGGCAAAAAGGATCCCGATAAATTGCCGGAGAGAGATCTGGGCATGGAGGTCATCGGCTTGGTGCTCGATAAAAAAATCCCTCTGAGGGCTCATGCGCACAGGGCGGATGATATTATGACCGCTGTGCGGATTGCCAGGGAATTTAATGTTGATCTGGTTCTTGAGCATTGTACCGAAGGGCATAAAATTGCCGATATTCTCGCGGAGACGGGATATCCCGCTATAGTGGGCCCGTCCTTTGTGAACCGGGCTAAGGTAGAGCTGAAGGATAAAACCTTTAGAACCCCGGGGATTTTAGCTCAAGCAGGAATTAAGGTGGCGATTATGACCGATCATTCGGTGACCCCTATTGAACAGCTGCCCTTATGTGCCGCTTTAGCCGTGAAAAATGGAATGAAAGAGGAAGATGCCCTCAAGGCTCTCACGATTTGGCCCGCGGAAATATTGGGGGTGGATGGGCGGATCGGTTCCCTGGCCGAAGGCAAAGATGCGGATCTTGTGGTTTGGAATGGCAGGCCTTTGGATTTAAACTCTGATCCTGTTATCGTCGTCATCAATGGTCAACTGATTAAGTCAGGGCAGGATGAGATCAAAAAACAGGATGTGGAATAA
- a CDS encoding HD-GYP domain-containing protein, giving the protein MFFIEKDALHDAIECLTTALEVSDSYTSGHSTRVADMTQDIARNLGMRGIRLKNIHLAAHLHDIGKLGIPEHILNKEEKLLPYEWEQIKRHPEIGYNILNKSKRLHQIAEIVLYHHERWDGRGYPEGIKQERIPVGSRIIAVADSIDAMTSQRPYREAMSWEECRKELMVNQGIQFDPIIVEEGIKLMNRWQIQFQTQKQIKTIKEIS; this is encoded by the coding sequence ATGTTTTTTATCGAAAAAGATGCATTGCATGATGCCATAGAATGCCTTACTACAGCTTTAGAAGTAAGTGATTCCTATACAAGCGGACATTCGACACGTGTTGCAGATATGACACAGGATATAGCAAGGAACCTTGGAATGAGAGGCATCAGACTAAAGAATATTCATTTGGCGGCACATTTACATGATATTGGTAAGCTGGGTATTCCCGAACATATCCTGAATAAAGAAGAAAAACTGCTCCCCTATGAATGGGAACAGATAAAAAGACATCCGGAGATCGGCTATAATATCCTGAATAAATCGAAAAGACTGCACCAGATTGCGGAGATTGTACTTTACCATCATGAGCGCTGGGATGGAAGGGGCTATCCGGAAGGAATAAAGCAGGAGCGGATTCCGGTCGGGTCAAGAATTATTGCGGTCGCTGATTCCATTGATGCCATGACTTCCCAACGGCCATACCGGGAGGCGATGTCCTGGGAAGAGTGCAGAAAAGAACTCATGGTGAACCAGGGGATACAATTTGATCCCATAATCGTAGAAGAGGGCATTAAGCTGATGAATAGGTGGCAGATTCAGTTCCAGACACAAAAGCAAATCAAAACGATTAAAGAAATATCATAG
- the rimI gene encoding ribosomal protein S18-alanine N-acetyltransferase: MDQTELGSIPAEGKRLHGMIRPLTLEDISKVVEIEEASFPTPWKAESFRSELVDNYLARYFGLELDGLMIGYMGLWNVMGEGHITNIAVSPAYRGQGWGEYLLKTVMETLKRTEHMSRVTLEVRVSNYTAQKLYTKLGFRPAGFRRKYYTDNREDALIMWASL, translated from the coding sequence ATGGATCAAACTGAACTGGGCAGCATCCCCGCAGAAGGGAAACGACTCCATGGAATGATCAGGCCTCTGACGCTGGAAGACATCTCTAAAGTGGTTGAGATTGAAGAAGCTTCTTTCCCAACCCCCTGGAAAGCGGAATCCTTCCGGTCGGAGCTGGTGGATAATTATCTGGCAAGATATTTCGGATTGGAACTGGATGGTTTAATGATCGGATATATGGGGTTATGGAATGTAATGGGAGAAGGTCATATTACCAACATTGCCGTCAGTCCTGCTTATCGAGGTCAGGGCTGGGGAGAATATCTCTTAAAGACAGTTATGGAAACCCTGAAAAGGACGGAGCACATGAGCCGGGTTACCCTTGAGGTAAGAGTATCAAACTACACCGCCCAGAAACTATATACCAAACTTGGTTTTCGCCCGGCGGGATTCCGCCGTAAATACTATACTGATAACCGTGAAGATGCCTTGATTATGTGGGCTTCACTTTAA
- the nuoE gene encoding NADH-quinone oxidoreductase subunit NuoE, protein MCKEKTLEQPDRKKDELLGMIAENKKEPGNLITVLQKAQEIYGHLSEEIMRVISEKLEIPAAEVFGVATFYSQFRFTPMGRNVIRVCMGTACHVRGALNVLRTIERGLGIKAGETTQDGRFTLETVACIGACGLAPVISINNMVYGNMTPQAVMQTLDKYE, encoded by the coding sequence GTGTGTAAGGAAAAGACATTGGAGCAGCCTGACCGGAAAAAGGACGAGCTTCTTGGAATGATTGCGGAAAATAAGAAAGAACCGGGCAATTTGATCACTGTTCTTCAGAAAGCCCAAGAGATATATGGCCATTTATCGGAAGAGATCATGCGTGTGATCTCTGAAAAATTAGAGATTCCGGCAGCAGAAGTGTTCGGGGTGGCTACATTCTATTCTCAATTCAGATTTACCCCCATGGGGCGTAATGTCATCAGGGTCTGTATGGGGACGGCCTGTCATGTCAGAGGTGCCTTGAACGTGTTAAGAACGATTGAACGGGGGCTGGGCATTAAGGCGGGAGAAACGACGCAGGACGGCCGTTTTACGTTGGAAACCGTCGCCTGTATCGGTGCCTGTGGTTTGGCTCCTGTTATTTCCATCAATAACATGGTTTATGGAAATATGACTCCCCAGGCCGTAATGCAAACGTTGGACAAATACGAGTAG
- the tsaD gene encoding tRNA (adenosine(37)-N6)-threonylcarbamoyltransferase complex transferase subunit TsaD has protein sequence MKATKDVVILGIETSCDETSAAVLFNGTDLKSHVISSQVKTHQKYGGVVPEIASREHCLHLGEVVGQALREAGIGFSDLSAIAVTYGPGLVGSLLVGVAGAKAMAYAAGIPLIAVNHLEGHIYANFIERQEIVFPMMALLVSGGHTNLILFRGHLDYEVLGGTRDDAAGEALDKIARALGFGYPGGPLIEKAALQGDPCAYELPRAMLEPGSLDFSFSGMKSAALNILNKAKMKKEPVDVNHLAASFQQAAIDVLVRKSIRALDRYEVRTFALAGGVAANSLLRKSMGSELSARNIPLIFPSPVFCTDNGAMIAMAGYFHFLAGDYANWKLNAVPGLNL, from the coding sequence TTGAAAGCAACTAAAGATGTTGTGATTCTCGGAATTGAGACAAGCTGTGATGAAACATCGGCAGCTGTTTTATTTAATGGAACGGATTTGAAGAGCCATGTGATTTCTTCACAAGTCAAAACCCACCAAAAATATGGAGGGGTTGTGCCTGAAATTGCTTCAAGGGAACATTGTCTTCATTTGGGAGAGGTTGTCGGACAGGCATTGAGGGAAGCCGGAATTGGATTTTCCGATCTTTCCGCTATTGCCGTTACTTATGGACCGGGACTTGTGGGTTCCTTACTGGTGGGAGTTGCCGGAGCAAAAGCAATGGCTTATGCGGCAGGGATACCCTTAATCGCAGTCAATCATTTGGAGGGGCATATTTATGCCAATTTTATAGAACGGCAGGAGATTGTTTTTCCGATGATGGCCCTTTTGGTTTCGGGAGGGCATACCAATCTTATTCTTTTTCGGGGTCATTTGGATTATGAAGTCCTTGGGGGGACCAGGGACGATGCCGCCGGTGAAGCGCTGGACAAGATTGCCCGGGCTCTGGGGTTTGGATATCCCGGAGGGCCGTTAATCGAGAAAGCGGCCTTGCAGGGGGACCCTTGTGCTTATGAATTGCCAAGGGCGATGCTTGAACCGGGCAGCCTTGATTTCAGTTTCAGTGGAATGAAGTCTGCCGCCCTCAATATTCTCAACAAAGCCAAAATGAAAAAAGAACCTGTGGATGTTAATCATCTTGCGGCTTCTTTTCAGCAAGCGGCAATAGATGTACTGGTCCGAAAATCCATCCGGGCCTTGGACAGGTATGAAGTGAGGACCTTTGCCCTGGCCGGGGGGGTAGCGGCCAATTCTCTGCTGAGAAAAAGCATGGGGAGTGAATTGTCGGCAAGAAATATTCCCTTGATTTTCCCTTCGCCGGTTTTCTGCACGGATAATGGAGCCATGATTGCCATGGCGGGCTATTTTCACTTTTTGGCCGGAGATTATGCAAATTGGAAATTAAATGCTGTTCCGGGTTTAAATTTATAG
- the tsaB gene encoding tRNA (adenosine(37)-N6)-threonylcarbamoyltransferase complex dimerization subunit type 1 TsaB, with protein MKYLTIDTTTKVTALALGENSKLVEEVFLDTGKTHSERLVPMLHQLLEAAEWSLAELDFIGVVRGPGSFTGIRIGIATAQGLAQVLNIPLLGVLSLDVISWAGYAHGEDIAVILDARKNEWYTAVYSWRGDSRRQITGPCAKAPERLLAELQERGRKVLFAGDAAQAAETKILDIMDGQGVVLPRYQALPRGAYAVQEVWSEYQQFQIEGIELPAAVEPCYIRFSEAEVNYHKKMEQMAGSEHILTKQRL; from the coding sequence ATGAAGTACTTAACGATCGATACCACAACAAAAGTTACCGCTTTAGCACTGGGCGAAAATAGCAAGCTTGTCGAGGAAGTTTTTCTTGATACGGGAAAGACCCATTCGGAGCGGCTGGTGCCCATGCTTCACCAACTGCTGGAAGCAGCGGAGTGGAGTCTGGCGGAGCTTGATTTTATCGGAGTTGTCCGCGGCCCGGGGTCTTTTACAGGAATCAGGATCGGAATCGCGACTGCCCAGGGATTAGCTCAGGTCTTAAATATTCCTTTGCTGGGAGTGCTTTCTCTGGACGTCATTTCCTGGGCAGGCTATGCCCATGGTGAGGATATCGCAGTCATCCTTGACGCTCGCAAAAATGAATGGTATACAGCTGTTTACAGCTGGCGGGGGGATAGCCGCAGACAAATCACCGGTCCCTGCGCCAAAGCTCCCGAAAGACTGCTAGCCGAGCTGCAGGAAAGAGGGCGTAAGGTTCTTTTTGCCGGAGACGCGGCCCAGGCTGCGGAAACAAAAATTTTGGACATCATGGACGGTCAGGGAGTTGTCCTTCCCCGGTATCAGGCCTTGCCCCGCGGAGCATATGCCGTACAGGAAGTATGGAGTGAATATCAACAGTTTCAGATAGAGGGGATAGAATTGCCTGCAGCTGTTGAACCTTGCTATATACGTTTTTCTGAAGCCGAAGTAAATTATCACAAAAAAATGGAGCAGATGGCCGGTTCAGAACATATTTTAACAAAACAAAGATTATAG
- a CDS encoding 5-formyltetrahydrofolate cyclo-ligase, protein MAAEEKDNLRQKIGRYRANLTPEERRTKSRRIMECVLTLPQFCQAQSVMLYLEIRDEVETTSLARKTIGMGKRLVVPLCKENRIIPCEIASLEDDLAAGYMGIREPKETCARPVQPEEIEAVLVPGLVFDQEGRRIGYGGGYYDRFLPLLPAGTPIIGLAFECQVLGKISTEEHDQRMSLLVTENGVIYQR, encoded by the coding sequence ATGGCTGCTGAAGAAAAAGATAACCTGCGCCAAAAAATCGGGCGATACCGGGCCAACCTGACTCCTGAAGAACGCAGGACAAAAAGTCGTCGGATTATGGAGTGTGTTCTGACCCTGCCTCAGTTCTGCCAGGCACAATCTGTCATGTTATACTTGGAGATCCGGGATGAAGTTGAAACGACCTCTTTGGCCAGAAAAACAATTGGGATGGGGAAAAGATTAGTGGTTCCTCTTTGTAAGGAGAACAGGATTATTCCCTGTGAGATAGCTTCCCTGGAAGATGATCTGGCGGCCGGCTACATGGGTATCCGGGAACCTAAGGAAACTTGCGCCAGACCGGTTCAACCGGAAGAGATTGAGGCCGTCCTTGTGCCCGGGCTGGTTTTTGATCAGGAAGGCCGCAGGATAGGCTATGGCGGGGGGTATTATGACCGGTTTCTGCCCCTGCTTCCCGCAGGGACCCCAATCATCGGCCTGGCGTTTGAGTGCCAGGTTTTAGGTAAGATCAGCACGGAGGAGCATGATCAGAGAATGTCTTTACTCGTTACTGAAAATGGTGTAATCTATCAAAGATAG
- a CDS encoding Mur ligase family protein, translating to MKGIRFWLALWIGKTVGILMKMTGRKGTTFPGLLASKLNPYVVNQLGMSFARGTVIITGTNGKTTSNNLLAAILRSAGIRVAFNREGANMITGIAGALLQNTSFGGKPLADILLLEVDEATVPVLCRDIRPRMAVVTNFFRDQLDRYGELDTTVRLVKEALPEQTELILNADDPLVTRMGIGREHVYYYGVKSLPGSAQTSDETREGKYCALCGEELSYELFHYGQLGLYYCRGCGFRRPEPDLTADDINTRTDGIQFSVLAKDLRDNEQEFFLPLQGYYNLYNGLAAFCSAMRLGIDPGDIRKGLAGFVSDAGRMENFVLNGKRATLTLVKNPMGFNQVIQTLIHLNQDLRLLIAINDLAADGRDISWLWDVDFEAFGNTQKIRQIICSGLRAEDMALRLKYAGLPESMIEIEHAAELAVRKLEMRTEPDEALFILPTYTMLFPLRDILARDQASAGTRKEAAAG from the coding sequence GTGAAAGGGATTCGATTTTGGCTGGCTCTTTGGATCGGAAAAACAGTGGGAATATTAATGAAAATGACAGGCAGAAAAGGGACGACTTTTCCGGGCCTGCTGGCAAGCAAGTTAAATCCGTATGTCGTTAACCAACTTGGGATGTCCTTTGCCAGGGGAACAGTCATCATTACCGGGACCAATGGCAAGACGACCTCTAATAACTTATTGGCGGCAATTTTACGCTCGGCCGGAATCAGAGTGGCGTTCAACAGAGAAGGAGCCAATATGATCACGGGGATTGCCGGAGCCCTCCTTCAAAATACAAGCTTCGGAGGGAAACCTCTGGCGGATATTCTCCTGCTGGAGGTCGATGAAGCAACCGTTCCGGTGCTATGCAGAGATATCCGGCCCCGAATGGCGGTGGTCACCAATTTTTTCCGTGATCAACTGGACAGATACGGAGAACTGGATACGACGGTGCGGCTGGTAAAAGAAGCTTTGCCCGAACAAACCGAGTTGATCTTAAATGCCGATGATCCTTTGGTGACCAGGATGGGGATTGGCAGAGAGCATGTTTACTATTATGGCGTAAAAAGTCTTCCGGGCAGTGCGCAAACCAGTGATGAAACCAGGGAAGGAAAATACTGCGCGCTTTGCGGAGAAGAACTTTCCTATGAGCTTTTCCACTATGGGCAGCTTGGATTATATTATTGCCGGGGCTGTGGCTTCAGACGCCCTGAGCCGGATCTTACGGCCGATGATATCAATACACGGACCGATGGAATACAATTTTCCGTTCTGGCCAAGGATTTGCGGGATAATGAGCAGGAATTCTTCTTGCCTCTTCAGGGCTATTATAATCTTTATAACGGCTTGGCCGCTTTTTGTTCGGCGATGAGGCTGGGGATTGACCCGGGAGATATTCGCAAGGGTCTGGCAGGCTTTGTATCTGATGCGGGCAGAATGGAGAACTTTGTTTTGAACGGCAAAAGGGCTACTCTGACTCTGGTCAAAAATCCGATGGGGTTCAATCAGGTCATTCAGACCCTGATCCATCTGAATCAGGATCTCAGGCTGCTGATTGCGATTAATGACTTGGCCGCCGACGGGAGGGACATCTCCTGGCTATGGGATGTTGATTTCGAGGCTTTTGGGAACACTCAAAAGATCAGGCAGATCATCTGTTCTGGTCTTAGAGCGGAGGATATGGCGTTGAGGTTGAAATACGCGGGTTTGCCTGAGAGCATGATTGAGATAGAGCATGCTGCGGAGCTCGCTGTAAGAAAACTGGAGATGCGGACAGAACCTGACGAAGCGTTGTTCATCCTGCCGACATATACTATGCTCTTTCCGCTGCGGGATATCCTGGCAAGGGATCAGGCTTCCGCCGGGACCAGGAAGGAGGCCGCTGCGGGATGA
- a CDS encoding type II toxin-antitoxin system PemK/MazF family toxin, with translation MSIKRGEIYYAELNPVIGSEQGGTRPVLVIQNNIGNQYSPTTIIAAITSQISKAKLPTHVEVKSKRSGLEKDSVILTEQIRTIDKSRLKEKVAVLDPEVMLRVDEAIEVSLGLTEI, from the coding sequence ATGAGTATTAAACGCGGGGAAATATACTATGCTGAATTAAACCCCGTCATTGGCTCGGAACAGGGGGGAACCAGACCTGTGTTGGTTATCCAAAACAATATTGGGAATCAATACAGTCCGACGACCATTATTGCGGCAATCACGTCCCAAATTTCCAAGGCCAAGCTGCCGACACATGTGGAAGTGAAATCAAAGCGCAGCGGATTAGAAAAGGATTCCGTAATTCTTACTGAGCAAATCAGGACGATCGATAAAAGCAGGTTAAAAGAAAAAGTTGCGGTTTTAGACCCGGAGGTTATGCTCAGGGTTGATGAAGCGATCGAAGTCAGTCTGGGTTTGACTGAGATTTGA
- a CDS encoding type 1 glutamine amidotransferase: MKLHIYHLYPDLLDLYGDRGNILALTARSKWRGVETEVHKISLGDPLRIEKADILFMGGGSDREQNILVEDLGKRREEIKEAVEDGLVVLAICGGYQMLGQYYQTGEDIRIPGLSILDLYTVAGQKRLIGNVIAESDLPSSLKTIVGFENHSGKTYLGSEVQPLARILRGYGNNGEDGTEGVRYKNVFGTYLHGPLLPKNPHLADLLLRLALERKGVDSELRQLDDSWEIAAHQAVVNRFLKNG, translated from the coding sequence ATGAAGCTTCATATTTATCACTTATACCCCGATCTTTTGGATCTCTACGGTGACAGGGGCAATATTCTCGCTTTGACGGCCAGAAGTAAATGGAGGGGCGTGGAGACTGAGGTCCATAAAATATCCTTAGGAGATCCTCTGAGGATAGAAAAAGCGGATATCCTGTTTATGGGGGGAGGGTCGGACCGTGAGCAGAATATCCTTGTCGAGGATCTTGGTAAGCGCCGGGAGGAGATCAAAGAGGCTGTTGAAGACGGCCTGGTAGTTTTGGCCATCTGCGGCGGGTACCAAATGCTGGGACAATACTATCAAACTGGTGAGGACATCAGAATTCCCGGTCTTTCTATCCTTGATTTATACACGGTCGCCGGTCAAAAGCGTCTGATTGGCAATGTGATCGCTGAGTCTGATTTGCCGTCCTCCTTGAAAACCATCGTCGGGTTTGAAAACCATTCCGGCAAGACCTACTTGGGAAGTGAAGTGCAGCCATTGGCCAGGATTTTAAGAGGGTATGGCAATAATGGAGAGGATGGGACGGAGGGGGTGCGGTATAAAAATGTTTTCGGTACATACCTGCACGGGCCTTTGCTGCCCAAAAATCCTCATCTGGCCGATCTCCTTTTAAGACTCGCTTTAGAAAGAAAAGGGGTTGACAGCGAATTGAGGCAGTTGGATGATTCCTGGGAAATCGCGGCACATCAGGCTGTAGTAAACAGGTTTCTTAAAAATGGCTGA
- a CDS encoding gamma carbonic anhydrase family protein, giving the protein MIIPYQDKVPSLGENVFIADGAKVVGNVTIGDYSSVWFNSVIRGDVDSVTIGRRVNIQDMTVIHENGGQPTLIEDDVTIGHSSILHGCTIRKGCLIGMGALILNDAEIGEYSMVAAGALVTERKVFPPRSLIMGSPAKVVRELSAQEIESIQESALRYMEKGQEYKGSSKK; this is encoded by the coding sequence ATGATTATCCCTTATCAAGATAAAGTCCCCTCCCTTGGCGAAAACGTTTTTATTGCCGATGGGGCTAAGGTCGTAGGCAATGTCACAATTGGCGACTATTCCAGTGTCTGGTTCAACAGTGTGATCAGGGGCGATGTCGATTCTGTAACAATCGGCCGGCGGGTTAATATCCAGGATATGACCGTAATCCACGAAAACGGCGGTCAGCCGACCCTGATTGAAGATGATGTCACGATTGGTCACTCCAGCATCCTGCATGGCTGCACCATTCGCAAAGGCTGCCTGATCGGCATGGGAGCCTTGATTCTCAACGATGCGGAGATCGGGGAATATTCCATGGTCGCCGCAGGTGCCCTGGTTACCGAAAGAAAAGTCTTTCCTCCCCGTTCCCTTATCATGGGTTCCCCGGCCAAGGTAGTACGGGAATTAAGCGCTCAGGAAATTGAGTCCATTCAGGAATCGGCACTCCGCTACATGGAAAAGGGACAGGAATACAAAGGAAGCAGTAAGAAGTGA
- the tsaE gene encoding tRNA (adenosine(37)-N6)-threonylcarbamoyltransferase complex ATPase subunit type 1 TsaE produces MEMTLQSKTPEQTFAFGSKLGSLFSGGEVLCLNGELGAGKTVLAKGLAKALAVKEQVTSPTFTMIQEYQGQIKGQPVRLVHMDLYRLRNAEEAEIIGVPDYFREDCICLLEWPEVIEDILPEEKIDISILGSGEEEREILIRADEQICRALKT; encoded by the coding sequence ATGGAAATGACACTGCAATCAAAAACCCCGGAACAAACTTTTGCTTTCGGAAGTAAGCTGGGTTCTCTTTTTAGCGGGGGAGAGGTTCTCTGTTTGAACGGAGAACTGGGGGCCGGAAAAACGGTCTTGGCCAAGGGGCTGGCAAAGGCTCTGGCAGTCAAAGAGCAGGTGACAAGTCCGACATTCACCATGATTCAGGAATACCAGGGCCAAATCAAGGGTCAGCCTGTCCGCCTGGTCCATATGGACCTCTACAGACTTCGAAATGCTGAAGAAGCTGAAATCATCGGGGTACCGGATTATTTCCGGGAGGATTGTATCTGTCTTTTGGAGTGGCCGGAAGTGATTGAAGACATCCTGCCTGAGGAAAAGATCGATATCTCTATCTTGGGCAGCGGGGAAGAAGAAAGAGAGATTCTGATCAGAGCGGACGAGCAGATTTGCCGGGCGCTCAAGACTTGA
- a CDS encoding DUF2325 domain-containing protein → MSIVVIGGHDGMHKEYKEIIGRRGHQAKVYTQMPPRFEKAIGKPDGVILFTGTVSHKMIVTAVKEAKKNNIKIIRSHSCSTSSLEGLIQQMETTFSSKPSTM, encoded by the coding sequence ATGAGTATTGTAGTGATCGGGGGACATGACGGAATGCATAAAGAGTACAAAGAAATCATTGGCAGAAGGGGTCATCAGGCCAAAGTATATACACAAATGCCGCCGCGGTTTGAAAAAGCTATCGGCAAACCGGATGGGGTGATACTGTTTACCGGAACAGTGTCCCACAAAATGATCGTTACTGCTGTCAAAGAAGCAAAAAAGAATAATATAAAGATTATCCGCAGTCATAGCTGTAGTACAAGTTCCCTGGAAGGGCTGATCCAACAGATGGAAACAACATTCAGCAGTAAGCCGTCCACTATGTAA